From uncultured Bacteroides sp., a single genomic window includes:
- a CDS encoding Pls/PosA family non-ribosomal peptide synthetase yields the protein MFLENFFENSLLLYPCSIAVEEGDTQYTYVEVDKMANKLAHFLKSKDIGPEDKVVILLPRMVQVPIVMLAVLKSGAAYIPLDPEIPAERVNFIMQDADAKLLITSNTILDRIGDQLNSQPIFNIDKQLSETDAYPDTKPEVLNRSSSNLCYIIYTSGTTGQPKGVLLEHKNVANYISAARKIYPIDDTDRVLQGFSVSFDASVEEIWVTFSAGATLVIGTFEIMRSGDRFASILNSLNITFLSCAPTLLSMVKEDIPELKVLIFGGEVCSKDIATRWCKPGRVVFNTYGPTEATVIATYSVLKPFEEVTIGKPLQGYDVLLVNEQLEPIADGEEGEILIGGESVARGYLNREELSARKFVVTDKFKGVKERYYRTGDLAKYSPNGEIIFLGREDAQVKVRGFRVELAEIESLLTKCEGVQASAVALDSKTQQLAAYVVLRKGEEINRDGIAKLLRQTLPYYMVPSTLDIIETLPVTSSQKIDRNRLPAPQLPLTFSSDKTIIPPSTPLESEMVKIIARNIQRDDISMSDNFFDDLGGHSLLAAIVVSEMRELKMFENMSVVDVYKYPILSDLARELEKKVSKEDTGSPKERDIYTPTKLAYYTCTFFQGISLLFLILLFGLEWLGPFIVYSYYYQAESGVVYSLFMSLAMYFAILPVLSAFAIGFKWVVLGKIKAGKYKLWGSYYFRFWIVDKVIAICPTTYFTGTYVINVFYRLLGAKIGKNTYINTSAVSIFDLLSVGDNVSICTDSHLRGYSIAHGYLNIGTIEIEDDAFIGTRCCIAHNTKMGKNSSLEDLSLIPEGCTIPDNEHWAGSPASKNGINQHQESIKLWSRKFTFLSLIGVFIIPLLTMVAYFPGMMLITHLDYLSEKYHFLWITILVGLSFVALLTLIITILKWVLLGNMKDGKHPVNSFFYYKKWFFDQLMKLSLQVIGTLYTTLYLQIWFKMLGVKMGKRVEISTVEFISPDLLVTGDECFLADSVSIGASHVRNGYIDIAKTYIGNRTFVGNSAVISPNTHLGNDVLVGVLSNMSEKDLPAKDGTSWFGSPAVFLPRRDINHDFPAERTYKPTKKLFIQRYTIEFFRVILPATLFILFAALITNAISYMQVEKDLDQLFLIFPVLYLGAGILATILTALFKWIIIGKYIPAKKPLWSNYVWRSELVTGVYENFLVLFFLNVLTGTPFIKYPLRLLGCKLGKRVCLFTTQITEFDLIKIDDDSVCNDNCTLQTHLFEDRVMKMSYINIGKECSVGGMAVVLYDSKMENRSTLEPLSVLMKNETLPANNCFVGAPAMKTQG from the coding sequence ATGTTCTTAGAAAACTTTTTTGAAAATTCATTGCTTCTATATCCTTGTTCAATCGCTGTTGAAGAAGGAGATACCCAATATACTTATGTTGAAGTAGATAAGATGGCTAATAAGTTAGCCCATTTTCTTAAATCGAAAGACATTGGTCCCGAGGATAAGGTTGTTATTTTATTGCCACGAATGGTTCAGGTACCTATTGTGATGCTTGCTGTATTAAAATCAGGAGCTGCCTATATACCTCTTGATCCTGAGATTCCGGCAGAAAGAGTGAACTTTATTATGCAGGATGCCGATGCAAAACTACTGATTACTTCCAATACAATTCTTGACCGGATTGGTGATCAGCTGAATTCTCAGCCAATATTTAATATTGATAAGCAGCTTTCTGAAACGGATGCATATCCTGATACCAAACCTGAAGTGCTGAATCGATCATCAAGCAATTTGTGCTATATTATCTATACTTCGGGAACTACGGGGCAGCCAAAAGGAGTGTTACTGGAACACAAAAATGTGGCAAACTATATTTCTGCGGCACGGAAGATTTATCCTATAGACGATACTGACCGCGTATTGCAAGGTTTCTCAGTTTCCTTTGATGCATCGGTGGAAGAAATATGGGTTACATTCTCGGCAGGTGCCACCCTGGTAATAGGCACATTTGAGATTATGCGCTCGGGCGATAGGTTTGCTTCGATACTCAATAGTCTTAACATTACGTTTCTTTCGTGTGCCCCTACGCTGCTTTCAATGGTAAAGGAAGATATACCTGAATTGAAAGTCTTGATATTCGGCGGTGAAGTCTGTTCAAAAGATATTGCTACCCGATGGTGCAAGCCTGGGCGGGTTGTATTTAATACCTATGGACCAACAGAAGCTACCGTTATTGCAACATATTCGGTATTGAAACCATTTGAAGAGGTAACAATAGGCAAACCATTGCAGGGATATGATGTGCTATTGGTCAACGAACAACTAGAACCTATAGCAGACGGTGAAGAAGGAGAGATTCTGATTGGTGGTGAAAGTGTGGCTCGTGGATATTTGAACAGAGAAGAGTTATCTGCCAGGAAATTTGTTGTTACCGACAAGTTCAAGGGAGTTAAAGAAAGATATTACCGCACAGGAGACCTGGCAAAGTATTCCCCCAATGGAGAGATTATTTTTCTGGGAAGAGAAGATGCGCAGGTAAAAGTCCGTGGTTTCAGAGTTGAACTGGCCGAAATTGAGAGCCTGCTTACAAAATGTGAAGGAGTTCAGGCATCAGCAGTGGCACTTGATTCTAAAACACAGCAACTGGCTGCGTATGTTGTATTGCGCAAAGGGGAAGAAATTAACCGGGATGGTATAGCAAAATTATTGCGCCAGACTCTTCCCTATTATATGGTTCCTTCAACATTGGATATTATTGAAACATTGCCTGTTACATCAAGTCAAAAGATAGACCGGAACAGGTTACCCGCTCCTCAATTGCCACTGACGTTTTCTTCTGATAAGACTATTATTCCACCTTCAACACCGCTTGAATCAGAGATGGTGAAGATAATAGCCCGGAATATTCAAAGAGATGATATTTCGATGAGTGATAATTTCTTTGATGATTTGGGAGGACATTCATTGCTTGCGGCTATTGTTGTTTCAGAAATGCGTGAGTTGAAGATGTTTGAGAATATGTCTGTGGTCGATGTTTATAAATATCCCATACTATCTGATCTGGCACGTGAGCTTGAAAAGAAAGTGTCAAAAGAAGACACTGGCTCTCCAAAGGAACGTGATATCTATACACCCACAAAATTGGCCTATTATACATGTACCTTTTTTCAGGGAATATCCCTTCTGTTCCTTATCCTGCTTTTCGGACTGGAATGGCTGGGCCCATTTATTGTTTATTCCTATTATTATCAGGCAGAAAGTGGGGTGGTTTATTCTTTGTTTATGAGCTTAGCAATGTATTTTGCAATACTACCGGTACTTTCAGCGTTTGCAATAGGCTTTAAATGGGTGGTTCTTGGAAAGATTAAGGCTGGGAAATACAAGCTGTGGGGGAGTTATTATTTCAGATTCTGGATTGTTGATAAAGTGATAGCTATCTGCCCGACAACTTATTTTACTGGAACTTATGTGATAAATGTATTTTATCGGTTATTGGGTGCTAAGATTGGTAAGAACACTTATATAAATACATCAGCCGTATCCATTTTTGATTTGCTGAGTGTGGGCGATAATGTAAGTATATGTACAGATTCTCATTTACGGGGTTATTCTATTGCTCATGGATATCTGAATATAGGAACCATTGAAATAGAGGACGATGCTTTTATCGGTACAAGGTGTTGCATTGCTCATAACACGAAGATGGGTAAAAACAGTTCTCTTGAAGATCTTTCACTTATCCCCGAAGGTTGTACAATTCCTGATAACGAGCACTGGGCCGGATCACCCGCCTCAAAGAACGGGATAAATCAACATCAGGAGTCCATTAAACTTTGGTCACGGAAGTTCACATTCCTCTCATTGATAGGCGTTTTTATCATTCCGCTTTTAACAATGGTAGCATATTTCCCGGGAATGATGCTGATCACGCATCTTGATTATTTGTCTGAGAAATATCATTTCCTTTGGATAACCATTCTTGTGGGCCTTTCTTTTGTAGCGCTACTAACATTGATTATAACCATACTTAAATGGGTATTGCTGGGAAATATGAAAGACGGCAAACATCCTGTCAATAGTTTCTTTTATTATAAAAAATGGTTTTTCGATCAGCTAATGAAGCTGAGTCTTCAGGTAATAGGTACTCTTTACACTACACTTTATCTGCAAATCTGGTTTAAAATGCTGGGAGTGAAGATGGGTAAGCGGGTAGAAATATCTACTGTAGAATTTATTTCGCCAGACCTCTTAGTTACAGGTGATGAATGCTTCCTTGCCGATTCAGTATCTATTGGTGCATCGCATGTAAGAAACGGATATATTGATATAGCCAAAACTTATATCGGGAATCGTACGTTCGTGGGAAATAGTGCAGTGATTAGTCCCAATACTCATTTGGGAAACGATGTGTTGGTTGGCGTTCTTTCCAATATGAGTGAAAAAGACTTACCGGCAAAAGATGGTACCTCATGGTTCGGCTCTCCGGCAGTATTTTTGCCCAGACGAGACATAAACCATGATTTCCCGGCCGAACGTACCTATAAACCTACCAAAAAACTATTTATCCAACGCTACACGATTGAGTTTTTCCGTGTAATTTTGCCGGCAACACTTTTCATTCTTTTTGCAGCGTTAATTACAAATGCTATTTCCTATATGCAGGTAGAAAAAGATCTGGATCAATTGTTCCTTATTTTCCCCGTCCTCTATCTTGGTGCAGGGATTCTGGCAACTATTTTAACGGCTTTGTTTAAATGGATTATTATTGGTAAATATATACCCGCCAAGAAGCCACTCTGGAGTAATTATGTTTGGAGAAGCGAACTTGTAACAGGTGTTTATGAAAACTTTTTAGTGCTTTTCTTCCTGAATGTGCTTACCGGAACTCCCTTTATAAAATATCCGTTGCGTTTGCTGGGATGTAAACTGGGAAAAAGAGTTTGTCTCTTTACCACTCAGATTACCGAGTTCGATTTAATAAAGATAGACGATGATTCAGTGTGCAATGACAATTGCACACTGCAAACCCATCTCTTTGAAGATCGTGTAATGAAAATGTCGTATATAAATATAGGTAAAGAGTGTAGTGTGGGAGGTATGGCAGTAGTACTTTATGATTCAAAGATGGAAAACCGTTCCACTCTGGAACCATTGTCCGTACTGATGAAAAATGAAACACTGCCGGCAAACAACTGTTTTGTGGGAGCTCCGGCAATGAAAACTCAAGGTTAG
- a CDS encoding protein kinase family protein, with product MESNNVQSNEVIKFPKSKDYLLLKDIGQGGTGNTKLLYDETINENFVCKKYSPFYPEDKALYYNNFVDEIKILYKINHINIVRVFNYYLYPKSMTGYIIMEYIDGVDIENYISSNSDSINDIFIQTVEGFRYLEEKGILHRDIRPANILVSNDGCVKIIDFGFGKNINSFKDYKKSITLNWAYSLPDEFEKSIYDFRTEVYFIGKLFEQIIKRNNLIFTFKYFDLLSNMINVDYNSRIPSFFKVSRDITTNDSLDVAFSEYENKTYLDLANSFTETCVKMQYSTIYIKDFDEIKRKLEDLYQNSMLEKFIQNNSHFVSCFIEPPYRYKKTSNVPVSVIKEFLRSIDTLSSNKKKIILNNLWQRFDNINREIVDNLPF from the coding sequence ATGGAATCCAATAACGTACAATCCAATGAAGTAATAAAGTTTCCAAAATCAAAAGATTATCTGCTCTTGAAAGATATAGGGCAAGGTGGTACTGGAAATACAAAGTTGCTTTATGATGAAACTATAAATGAAAATTTCGTGTGTAAGAAATATTCTCCCTTCTATCCGGAGGATAAAGCTTTATATTATAATAACTTTGTAGATGAAATAAAGATATTATATAAGATTAATCACATTAATATAGTCCGGGTATTTAATTATTATTTATATCCAAAAAGTATGACAGGCTATATTATTATGGAATATATTGACGGCGTGGATATAGAAAATTATATCTCATCAAATTCAGATAGTATAAATGATATTTTTATTCAAACAGTTGAAGGTTTTAGATATCTTGAGGAAAAAGGTATATTGCATAGGGATATTCGTCCAGCTAATATATTAGTTTCTAATGATGGTTGTGTGAAAATAATTGATTTTGGTTTTGGCAAGAATATTAATTCATTTAAGGATTATAAAAAAAGTATAACATTAAATTGGGCCTATTCATTACCAGATGAATTTGAAAAATCAATATATGATTTTAGAACTGAAGTTTATTTTATTGGAAAATTATTCGAACAAATAATTAAAAGAAATAACTTAATTTTTACTTTTAAATATTTTGATTTACTTTCTAACATGATTAATGTTGATTATAATAGTAGAATACCCTCTTTTTTTAAAGTCTCAAGAGACATTACAACAAATGATTCTTTAGATGTTGCATTTAGTGAATATGAAAACAAAACCTATTTAGATTTAGCTAATTCTTTTACAGAAACATGTGTGAAGATGCAATACTCGACAATATACATAAAAGACTTTGATGAAATAAAAAGAAAATTGGAAGATCTTTATCAAAATTCCATGCTAGAGAAATTTATACAAAATAATAGTCATTTTGTATCTTGTTTCATAGAACCACCGTATAGGTATAAAAAAACTTCCAATGTACCAGTTTCTGTTATAAAAGAATTTCTAAGAAGTATTGATACACTTTCTTCAAATAAGAAAAAGATAATTCTTAATAATCTTTGGCAAAGATTTGATAATATTAACAGAGAGATAGTTGATAATTTGCCATTCTAG
- a CDS encoding type II toxin-antitoxin system HicA family toxin — protein sequence MSYKSVKDVVTMLQENGFVLKSQKGSHLKFEKGDKMVIVPNHNSKGVEKGTYYSILRQAGLK from the coding sequence ATGAGTTACAAATCAGTGAAAGACGTTGTAACTATGTTGCAAGAAAACGGTTTTGTTTTAAAGAGCCAGAAAGGTAGCCATCTGAAGTTTGAAAAAGGCGACAAAATGGTTATTGTACCAAATCATAATAGCAAAGGCGTTGAGAAAGGCACTTATTACAGCATTTTGAGGCAAGCGGGGCTTAAATAG
- a CDS encoding antitoxin HicB: MKTVEVIVEHAGKNFSAYIEGVPVITVGNDMREIEDNMSEAIQLYLEDNPNPVELLVGEFELKFKIDAATFINYYSNIFTKAALSRITGINERQLWHYAAGVHKPRKTQLEKIQNGIKALTKELQAISLM, translated from the coding sequence ATGAAAACAGTAGAAGTGATTGTAGAACATGCAGGAAAGAATTTTAGTGCTTATATCGAAGGTGTCCCTGTTATTACTGTAGGTAATGATATGAGAGAGATTGAAGATAATATGAGCGAAGCTATCCAACTGTATTTGGAAGATAATCCAAATCCTGTAGAATTATTGGTTGGAGAATTTGAGCTTAAGTTCAAGATTGATGCTGCTACCTTTATTAATTACTACAGTAATATATTTACGAAAGCTGCATTGAGCAGAATTACCGGAATTAATGAACGCCAGCTATGGCATTATGCCGCAGGAGTGCATAAACCTCGTAAAACTCAGCTTGAAAAGATTCAAAATGGCATTAAGGCATTAACAAAAGAGCTTCAGGCTATTAGTCTGATGTAG
- a CDS encoding OmpA family protein codes for MKRSIFSLSFLTVCILFTSCVSKKQFVGLQSDYNKLQTENSDLKKSFQDTQVQLVESRANGKSLEDRLAEARKNNEELRSSYSALQGSLDKSLQQNSQGNVNISKLVDEINASNRFIKQLVETKSKSDSLNLVLSNNLTRSLSREELKEVDIQVLKGVVYISLADNMLYKSGSYEVNERAGETLSKIAKIIMDYKDYDVLVEGNTDPDPIIRANIRNNWDLSALRASSVVQVLQNNYGVDPKRMTAAGRGEYNPIADNASAIGKQRNRRTQIIVTPKLDQFMELIDKAPESSNKK; via the coding sequence ATGAAACGTTCTATTTTTTCGTTGTCATTTCTGACAGTATGTATATTGTTTACAAGTTGTGTAAGCAAAAAGCAGTTTGTAGGTTTGCAGTCCGATTATAATAAACTACAGACCGAAAATAGTGATTTAAAAAAATCTTTCCAGGATACTCAGGTTCAGTTGGTGGAAAGTCGTGCAAATGGTAAAAGTCTGGAAGACCGTTTGGCTGAAGCCAGAAAAAATAATGAAGAGTTGCGCTCGTCTTATTCTGCTTTGCAGGGCTCACTCGACAAGAGTCTTCAGCAAAATTCCCAGGGGAATGTAAATATCTCTAAGTTGGTGGACGAAATCAATGCTTCCAATCGTTTTATCAAACAACTTGTTGAAACCAAGAGCAAGTCTGATTCTCTGAATCTGGTTTTGAGTAATAACCTGACACGCTCATTGAGCCGCGAAGAACTTAAGGAAGTGGACATTCAGGTACTGAAAGGTGTTGTGTATATTTCGCTGGCAGACAATATGCTTTACAAATCGGGCAGCTATGAGGTAAATGAAAGGGCCGGAGAAACTTTAAGCAAGATTGCTAAAATCATAATGGATTATAAAGATTATGACGTGCTTGTTGAAGGTAATACTGATCCTGATCCTATTATTCGTGCAAATATCCGTAACAACTGGGATTTGAGTGCTTTACGTGCTTCGTCTGTTGTACAGGTATTGCAAAACAATTATGGAGTTGATCCAAAACGTATGACAGCTGCAGGCCGTGGCGAATACAATCCAATTGCAGACAATGCATCTGCTATTGGAAAACAACGTAACCGTAGAACCCAGATTATTGTAACTCCTAAGCTTGATCAGTTTATGGAACTTATTGATAAAGCACCGGAATCGTCAAATAAGAAGTAA
- a CDS encoding ABC transporter substrate binding protein — translation MGDFRIFKLVLILLILCVKAEAASSNNYILVLNSYTERNEWAENIQDVVAKSEYGLKNTTINIESLSDFEFSSVKDANNKMDSLYRNYPQKPKAIVIIGNKGWILYRSTMPQSWKGIPVVLTLINHHTLSLQDFISKKRITSDKLISNKEAVKGFNVTGVYNLVYIKETIQLMKKLMPEMKGVAFITYSQYGSTYSIGSFNSTMKKNFPELTKVCLCQKKLGTKDLLDSLSKLDKHTGILFYGWNKDADTYTSKGYLSAKSVKRAISSFANTPVFSLFDSKTDHVTLAGGFYSTIDNYSTKVADVLHQIIAGKDAKDIPFQYANEACVRLNYDYLMSFGINKKLLPKDAVYYNKPLSFIEKHIHLVVVVAICFLFLLFIIISRMRAYKKTKKLKDKEIALLTKFKERYTNLPIPYVKLDLLYDENKELKDFLLMEINSSLEKEFRVKQCDIVGKTCNDLGYIIPLDVLNLFQKSIEQNRSFYLPHYRKPSDRYYTILIYPNIEESTFELFLTDKTEEHKANAAKDELRLLLDSILDNISVPVYVKEIGEDIRYSYWNKKAEELTGIKSEDAIGKTDIEVFGEKLGEKFQEDNDYLIKNGGTLCYEGKFPSVNNKVCTTNVMKTIVRRKDNSAYILVIRFDITELVAVQNQLELRNRQLGLSFNAGEIIPWTFNVQDKILIYDNKSLNLKYTNPENELFVKKLDQILFMVHPDDKEWVKALVADLINGKVDKMEADARCDIYGTGKGYDWFSLQAIVSEFDYDGNPAIISGVTINISKRKLEEQALIEAKEKAEESDRMKSAFVSNMSHEIRTPLNSIVGFSRILVSDPDLDNESKKQFSDIIESNNQLLLQLINNVLDLSKIEAGTLDFVYTDTDINILLSEIEQSMRLKIDKNIIKISFKEKLPECVVHTDRNRVAQVIYNLMYNAIKFTSQGKIIFGYHMKETQLYFYVKDTGCGIPKDKLSSIFDRFTKLDSFIQGAGLGLSISASIVYKLGGKIGVDSEEGVGSTFWFTIPYVPAVVN, via the coding sequence ATGGGCGATTTTCGCATCTTTAAACTAGTATTGATTCTCTTGATCCTATGTGTAAAAGCAGAAGCTGCTTCATCAAATAATTATATATTAGTCCTTAATTCATATACTGAAAGAAATGAATGGGCAGAAAATATTCAGGATGTTGTAGCAAAGTCAGAATATGGACTAAAGAATACTACTATAAATATTGAATCACTAAGTGATTTTGAATTTTCTTCAGTGAAGGATGCAAATAATAAAATGGATAGTTTATACCGCAATTATCCCCAAAAGCCCAAAGCTATAGTTATTATTGGAAACAAAGGATGGATTCTTTATCGCAGTACCATGCCGCAATCATGGAAAGGGATTCCTGTTGTACTGACTTTGATTAACCATCATACTCTATCATTGCAGGACTTTATTTCAAAAAAGAGAATAACTTCGGATAAACTGATATCTAATAAAGAGGCTGTTAAAGGATTTAATGTAACGGGAGTATATAACTTAGTCTATATAAAAGAGACTATTCAGTTAATGAAAAAGTTGATGCCTGAGATGAAAGGAGTTGCATTTATAACCTATTCACAATACGGCAGCACCTATAGTATAGGCAGTTTTAATAGCACAATGAAGAAAAACTTTCCTGAGCTTACAAAAGTTTGTTTATGCCAAAAAAAACTTGGAACAAAAGATTTGCTGGATTCACTTTCTAAATTGGATAAGCATACGGGAATACTGTTTTACGGATGGAATAAAGATGCTGATACCTATACATCAAAGGGGTATCTGTCTGCTAAAAGTGTGAAAAGGGCTATCAGTAGCTTTGCCAATACTCCGGTGTTTAGTTTGTTTGATTCTAAAACGGATCATGTAACATTAGCTGGTGGCTTTTACTCTACCATTGATAATTATAGTACAAAAGTAGCAGATGTTTTACACCAGATTATTGCAGGAAAGGATGCGAAAGATATTCCTTTTCAATATGCTAACGAGGCTTGTGTGCGTCTGAATTATGACTACTTAATGAGCTTTGGGATAAATAAAAAACTACTTCCCAAAGATGCTGTTTATTATAATAAACCTCTCAGTTTTATTGAAAAACACATTCATTTGGTTGTTGTGGTGGCTATATGCTTCCTCTTTTTGCTATTTATAATCATATCAAGAATGAGGGCTTATAAAAAAACAAAAAAACTGAAGGATAAAGAGATTGCTCTTCTTACTAAATTCAAGGAGCGATATACTAATTTGCCTATTCCTTATGTGAAACTGGATTTACTATACGATGAGAATAAAGAGTTGAAAGATTTTCTCTTAATGGAAATAAATTCATCTTTAGAAAAAGAATTCAGAGTAAAGCAATGTGATATTGTGGGAAAAACTTGCAATGATTTGGGTTATATAATTCCATTGGATGTTTTAAACCTTTTTCAAAAGTCTATTGAACAAAATAGATCTTTCTATTTGCCGCATTATCGTAAACCTTCAGACCGTTATTATACAATTTTGATATACCCAAATATTGAAGAAAGTACTTTTGAATTATTCCTGACAGACAAAACGGAAGAACATAAAGCAAATGCTGCCAAGGATGAATTAAGATTGTTACTTGATTCTATTCTTGACAATATTTCTGTTCCGGTTTATGTAAAAGAAATAGGAGAGGATATTCGTTATTCTTATTGGAATAAAAAGGCCGAAGAACTTACCGGAATTAAATCGGAGGATGCAATAGGGAAAACGGATATTGAAGTGTTCGGTGAGAAATTGGGTGAAAAGTTTCAGGAAGATAATGATTACCTAATAAAAAATGGAGGAACTCTTTGTTATGAAGGTAAATTTCCCAGTGTAAATAATAAAGTCTGTACAACTAATGTGATGAAAACAATAGTTCGAAGAAAAGATAATTCAGCCTATATATTGGTTATAAGATTTGATATCACGGAACTTGTTGCAGTCCAGAATCAACTGGAACTCAGGAATCGTCAGCTTGGATTGTCTTTTAATGCCGGAGAAATTATTCCCTGGACATTTAACGTGCAGGACAAAATTCTTATTTATGACAATAAATCCTTAAATCTTAAGTATACTAACCCCGAGAATGAACTTTTTGTTAAAAAGCTTGATCAAATACTTTTTATGGTGCATCCTGATGATAAGGAATGGGTCAAAGCATTGGTTGCTGATTTGATAAATGGTAAAGTTGACAAGATGGAAGCTGATGCAAGGTGTGATATCTATGGAACAGGAAAAGGATATGATTGGTTTTCATTACAGGCTATAGTGAGTGAATTTGATTATGATGGGAATCCTGCTATTATTTCCGGGGTTACAATAAATATATCAAAAAGGAAGCTGGAAGAGCAGGCTTTGATTGAGGCGAAAGAGAAAGCTGAAGAATCTGACCGGATGAAATCGGCCTTTGTTTCGAACATGAGCCATGAAATACGTACTCCGTTGAATTCAATAGTGGGATTTTCTAGGATTCTGGTTTCGGACCCTGATTTGGATAATGAGAGTAAAAAGCAATTCTCTGATATTATTGAAAGCAATAATCAACTATTGTTGCAATTAATAAATAATGTTCTTGATCTGTCGAAAATAGAAGCCGGAACATTGGATTTTGTATATACAGATACTGATATTAATATTCTGCTCAGTGAAATTGAGCAATCAATGAGGCTGAAAATAGATAAGAATATTATTAAAATATCATTCAAAGAGAAACTTCCGGAATGTGTTGTTCATACAGACAGAAACCGGGTGGCACAGGTTATTTATAATTTAATGTATAATGCAATTAAGTTTACTAGTCAGGGGAAAATTATATTTGGTTATCACATGAAGGAGACTCAGCTGTATTTTTATGTGAAAGATACCGGATGTGGTATTCCTAAAGATAAACTAAGTTCCATTTTTGATCGTTTTACTAAATTGGATTCTTTTATACAGGGTGCGGGACTTGGATTGTCAATCAGTGCATCAATTGTGTACAAGTTGGGTGGAAAGATTGGGGTTGATTCTGAAGAAGGGGTAGGATCTACTTTCTGGTTTACCATACCATATGTTCCTGCTGTTGTAAATTAG
- the ltrA gene encoding group II intron reverse transcriptase/maturase — MKGRMQKISATNDSCPQKNRTESEGYAGVQTFIGITENNLTEVHFTKDDLLERILSPANLNKAYKQVVSNGGSGGVDKMETEELLPFLKLHKDELVTSLMDGNYHPNPVRRVEIPKENGKKRQLGIPTVVDRLIQQAISQVLSPIYEREFSNSSFGFRPKRSAHKALRTAQNYINAGNKYAVDLDLEQFFDTVNQSRLIEILSRRIKDGRVISLIHKYLRAGVIIGHKFEESSRGVPQGGPLSPLLSNIMLNELDKELERRGHPFVRYADDCMIFCKSKRSATRTMKHIICFIEETLFLRVNREKTKAGYVRGMKFLGYSFYNSKVGFRLSVHSKSYAKLKARLKELTGRSNGMGYNKRKYELHQFIRGWIEYFKLADMQNHLKRIDQWLRRRLRMCIWKSWKNVSTRITNLLRCGIDRWHAQKWGYVKGYWRIAGSPILSCAIDTDKLRNAGYPMMLDYYSKMYRK, encoded by the coding sequence ATGAAGGGAAGAATGCAGAAAATATCAGCAACGAATGATAGCTGCCCGCAAAAGAATAGGACGGAATCCGAAGGCTATGCGGGAGTGCAGACTTTTATAGGGATTACTGAAAACAACCTCACGGAAGTGCATTTTACAAAAGATGATTTACTGGAACGTATATTGTCGCCTGCCAATTTGAACAAGGCTTATAAACAGGTCGTATCGAATGGTGGCAGTGGAGGTGTCGATAAAATGGAAACGGAAGAACTTCTTCCGTTTCTGAAACTCCATAAAGATGAACTGGTAACATCTTTAATGGATGGTAATTACCATCCTAATCCTGTCCGCAGGGTAGAAATTCCTAAGGAGAATGGCAAGAAGCGTCAGCTTGGTATCCCTACTGTAGTTGACCGTCTTATCCAGCAAGCCATATCACAAGTTTTGTCTCCGATTTATGAACGGGAGTTCAGCAACAGCAGCTTCGGTTTTCGCCCGAAACGCAGTGCGCATAAAGCGCTGCGAACAGCCCAGAACTATATTAATGCAGGCAATAAATATGCGGTTGATTTAGATCTGGAGCAGTTTTTCGACACAGTCAACCAAAGCAGGCTGATAGAAATTCTTTCCCGCAGGATAAAAGATGGGAGAGTGATTTCACTTATCCATAAATATCTCCGCGCGGGAGTTATAATTGGTCATAAATTTGAGGAAAGCAGTCGGGGAGTTCCTCAAGGCGGTCCCCTTAGTCCGCTACTGAGCAATATAATGCTCAATGAACTGGATAAAGAACTGGAACGCCGAGGACATCCATTTGTCCGCTATGCAGATGATTGCATGATATTTTGCAAAAGTAAACGATCAGCCACTCGTACGATGAAGCACATCATTTGTTTTATCGAAGAAACCCTCTTTCTGAGGGTAAACCGAGAGAAAACGAAAGCAGGATATGTGCGGGGCATGAAGTTCTTAGGCTATTCCTTTTATAACAGCAAAGTAGGATTTCGCTTATCTGTACACTCCAAAAGTTATGCAAAACTGAAAGCCCGATTGAAAGAGCTGACAGGTCGCAGTAATGGCATGGGATACAATAAACGCAAATACGAACTTCATCAATTCATTCGTGGCTGGATTGAATACTTCAAACTTGCAGATATGCAAAATCATCTGAAAAGGATAGATCAATGGCTCCGTCGCCGGCTTCGTATGTGTATATGGAAAAGTTGGAAGAATGTCAGTACTCGTATAACCAATCTATTGCGTTGCGGTATTGATAGATGGCATGCTCAGAAATGGGGATATGTGAAAGGTTACTGGCGAATAGCTGGCAGCCCGATTCTTAGCTGTGCAATTGATACAGATAAATTGCGAAACGCAGGTTATCCAATGATGTTGGATTATTACAGTAAAATGTATCGTAAATAA